The following proteins are encoded in a genomic region of Balaenoptera ricei isolate mBalRic1 chromosome 14, mBalRic1.hap2, whole genome shotgun sequence:
- the C14H18orf54 gene encoding lung adenoma susceptibility protein 2 isoform X4 translates to MAKLNTKRRVCSRESSVSSLLASCNLSGSNSSNSDGFFQYKDRLYSSASQALQAYIDDFDLSQMYLGASTGKINIDKCSANMPEFSNYVYKPNNAFENLDDTKDLSLSCRGQTINDMDSVSLTTDDLLKLPADGSFSFTYVGAGHGISKKSKKRTGRLSSSNREKNQNIQEPASLLGKDNLVTPVVYTNVKGKQCGRLKNPKLVKKANKCVSVPSLSFNKKSSFRDSSEHNLEKNYPRWLTSQKSDLNVSGITSIPDFKYPVWLYNQDLLPDTNSQRIYQIFKEDHCSPRHSYQAQRTSRRMNKLDCFEYSSESSNNSHSLSDDKGLVNEYKCDSEHSQCQCDNPLLPGSEKPFSGDRIELLILKAKRNLEHCTEELPKSMKKDDSPCSLDKLEAERSWENIPVTFKSPVPVNSDDSLQQTSRAKYADGFLEDFLNNDNQFWRLRSPDEGV, encoded by the exons AtggcaaaattaaatacaaagcgcAGAGTTTGTTCTCGGGAATCTTCAGTATCTTCTCTGTTAGCAAGCTGCAACCTGAGTGGTAGTAATTCCTCTAACTCTGATGGCTTTTTTCAGTATAAGGATAGACTGTACAGTTCTGCATCTCAGGCTCTACAGGCCTATATTGATGATTTTGATCTAAGCCAAATGTATCTTGGTGCAAGCACTGGAAAGATTAACATCGATAAATGTTCTGCTAATATGCCAGAATTCTCCAACTATGTTTATAAACCAAACAATG CTTTTGAAAATCTTGATGACACAAAAGATTTGTCCTTATCCTGTAGAGGACAGACTATTAATGACATGGACTCCGTTAGCCTAACAACTGATGATCTATTAAAACTTCCAGCAGATGGATCATTTTCTTTCACTTATGTTGGAGCAGGTCACGGAATTAGCAAGAAAAGCAAGAAACGTACTGGAAGACTGAGTTCATccaacagggaaaagaatcaaaatattCAAGAACCAGCCTCTCTCCTGGGCAAGGATAACTTAGTTACCCCAGTTGTATACacaaatgtaaaaggaaagcaaTGTGGTAGGCTGAAAAACCCAAAACTTGTGAAAAAGGCTAATAAATGTGTTTCTGTACCATCTTTATCTTTTAACAAGAAATCATCTTTTAGGGACAGTTCAGAACACAATCTTGAAAAGAATTACCCAAGATGGCTCACTAGCCAGAAGTCTGACCTTAATGTTTCAGGGATAACGAGTATACCGGATTTCAAATACCCAGTCTGGCTCTACAATCAAGACTTGCTGCCCGATACAAATAGTCAAAggatttatcaaatatttaaagaagatcaCTGTTCCCCTAGGCATAGTTACCAGGCACAAAGAACTTCTCGGCGAATGAATAAATTAGATTGTTTTGAATATTCTTCTGAATCTTCAAACAATTCACATTCCTTGAGTGATGATAAAGGATTAGTTAATGAATATAAATGTGATTCTGAACATAGCCAATGTCAGTGTGACAATCCACTTCTCCCAGGATCCGAAAAGCCATTCAGtg GTGACAGAATTGAATTGCTTATCCTGAAGGCCAAGAGAAATCTAGAGCATTGTACTGAAGAATTACCAAAGTCTATGAAAAAGGATGACAGTCCTTGTTCATTAGATAAACTTGAAGCAGAAAGATCATGGGAAAATATTCCTGTTACTTT CAAATCTCCTGTTCCGGTTAACTCTGATGATAGTCTTCAACAAACTTCAAGGGCAAAGTATGCTGACGGATTCCTTGAAGactttttaaataatgataatcAG ttctggaggctgagaagtccagaTGAAGGTGTCTG A
- the C14H18orf54 gene encoding lung adenoma susceptibility protein 2 isoform X3, with amino-acid sequence MAKLNTKRRVCSRESSVSSLLASCNLSGSNSSNSDGFFQYKDRLYSSASQALQAYIDDFDLSQMYLGASTGKINIDKCSANMPEFSNYVYKPNNAFENLDDTKDLSLSCRGQTINDMDSVSLTTDDLLKLPADGSFSFTYVGAGHGISKKSKKRTGRLSSSNREKNQNIQEPASLLGKDNLVTPVVYTNVKGKQCGRLKNPKLVKKANKCVSVPSLSFNKKSSFRDSSEHNLEKNYPRWLTSQKSDLNVSGITSIPDFKYPVWLYNQDLLPDTNSQRIYQIFKEDHCSPRHSYQAQRTSRRMNKLDCFEYSSESSNNSHSLSDDKGLVNEYKCDSEHSQCQCDNPLLPGSEKPFSGDRIELLILKAKRNLEHCTEELPKSMKKDDSPCSLDKLEAERSWENIPVTFKSPVPVNSDDSLQQTSRAKYADGFLEDFLNNDNQFWRLRSPDEGVWFQKMISLNYS; translated from the exons AtggcaaaattaaatacaaagcgcAGAGTTTGTTCTCGGGAATCTTCAGTATCTTCTCTGTTAGCAAGCTGCAACCTGAGTGGTAGTAATTCCTCTAACTCTGATGGCTTTTTTCAGTATAAGGATAGACTGTACAGTTCTGCATCTCAGGCTCTACAGGCCTATATTGATGATTTTGATCTAAGCCAAATGTATCTTGGTGCAAGCACTGGAAAGATTAACATCGATAAATGTTCTGCTAATATGCCAGAATTCTCCAACTATGTTTATAAACCAAACAATG CTTTTGAAAATCTTGATGACACAAAAGATTTGTCCTTATCCTGTAGAGGACAGACTATTAATGACATGGACTCCGTTAGCCTAACAACTGATGATCTATTAAAACTTCCAGCAGATGGATCATTTTCTTTCACTTATGTTGGAGCAGGTCACGGAATTAGCAAGAAAAGCAAGAAACGTACTGGAAGACTGAGTTCATccaacagggaaaagaatcaaaatattCAAGAACCAGCCTCTCTCCTGGGCAAGGATAACTTAGTTACCCCAGTTGTATACacaaatgtaaaaggaaagcaaTGTGGTAGGCTGAAAAACCCAAAACTTGTGAAAAAGGCTAATAAATGTGTTTCTGTACCATCTTTATCTTTTAACAAGAAATCATCTTTTAGGGACAGTTCAGAACACAATCTTGAAAAGAATTACCCAAGATGGCTCACTAGCCAGAAGTCTGACCTTAATGTTTCAGGGATAACGAGTATACCGGATTTCAAATACCCAGTCTGGCTCTACAATCAAGACTTGCTGCCCGATACAAATAGTCAAAggatttatcaaatatttaaagaagatcaCTGTTCCCCTAGGCATAGTTACCAGGCACAAAGAACTTCTCGGCGAATGAATAAATTAGATTGTTTTGAATATTCTTCTGAATCTTCAAACAATTCACATTCCTTGAGTGATGATAAAGGATTAGTTAATGAATATAAATGTGATTCTGAACATAGCCAATGTCAGTGTGACAATCCACTTCTCCCAGGATCCGAAAAGCCATTCAGtg GTGACAGAATTGAATTGCTTATCCTGAAGGCCAAGAGAAATCTAGAGCATTGTACTGAAGAATTACCAAAGTCTATGAAAAAGGATGACAGTCCTTGTTCATTAGATAAACTTGAAGCAGAAAGATCATGGGAAAATATTCCTGTTACTTT CAAATCTCCTGTTCCGGTTAACTCTGATGATAGTCTTCAACAAACTTCAAGGGCAAAGTATGCTGACGGATTCCTTGAAGactttttaaataatgataatcAG ttctggaggctgagaagtccagaTGAAGGTGTCTG GTTTCAGAAGATGATTTCTCTAAATTACAGTTGA
- the C14H18orf54 gene encoding lung adenoma susceptibility protein 2 isoform X2, which produces MAKLNTKRRVCSRESSVSSLLASCNLSGSNSSNSDGFFQYKDRLYSSASQALQAYIDDFDLSQMYLGASTGKINIDKCSANMPEFSNYVYKPNNAFENLDDTKDLSLSCRGQTINDMDSVSLTTDDLLKLPADGSFSFTYVGAGHGISKKSKKRTGRLSSSNREKNQNIQEPASLLGKDNLVTPVVYTNVKGKQCGRLKNPKLVKKANKCVSVPSLSFNKKSSFRDSSEHNLEKNYPRWLTSQKSDLNVSGITSIPDFKYPVWLYNQDLLPDTNSQRIYQIFKEDHCSPRHSYQAQRTSRRMNKLDCFEYSSESSNNSHSLSDDKGLVNEYKCDSEHSQCQCDNPLLPGSEKPFSGDRIELLILKAKRNLEHCTEELPKSMKKDDSPCSLDKLEAERSWENIPVTFKSPVPVNSDDSLQQTSRAKYADGFLEDFLNNDNQSCTLSGGKHHGPVEALKQMLFNLQAVQESFNQNKTTEPKGEIKQ; this is translated from the exons AtggcaaaattaaatacaaagcgcAGAGTTTGTTCTCGGGAATCTTCAGTATCTTCTCTGTTAGCAAGCTGCAACCTGAGTGGTAGTAATTCCTCTAACTCTGATGGCTTTTTTCAGTATAAGGATAGACTGTACAGTTCTGCATCTCAGGCTCTACAGGCCTATATTGATGATTTTGATCTAAGCCAAATGTATCTTGGTGCAAGCACTGGAAAGATTAACATCGATAAATGTTCTGCTAATATGCCAGAATTCTCCAACTATGTTTATAAACCAAACAATG CTTTTGAAAATCTTGATGACACAAAAGATTTGTCCTTATCCTGTAGAGGACAGACTATTAATGACATGGACTCCGTTAGCCTAACAACTGATGATCTATTAAAACTTCCAGCAGATGGATCATTTTCTTTCACTTATGTTGGAGCAGGTCACGGAATTAGCAAGAAAAGCAAGAAACGTACTGGAAGACTGAGTTCATccaacagggaaaagaatcaaaatattCAAGAACCAGCCTCTCTCCTGGGCAAGGATAACTTAGTTACCCCAGTTGTATACacaaatgtaaaaggaaagcaaTGTGGTAGGCTGAAAAACCCAAAACTTGTGAAAAAGGCTAATAAATGTGTTTCTGTACCATCTTTATCTTTTAACAAGAAATCATCTTTTAGGGACAGTTCAGAACACAATCTTGAAAAGAATTACCCAAGATGGCTCACTAGCCAGAAGTCTGACCTTAATGTTTCAGGGATAACGAGTATACCGGATTTCAAATACCCAGTCTGGCTCTACAATCAAGACTTGCTGCCCGATACAAATAGTCAAAggatttatcaaatatttaaagaagatcaCTGTTCCCCTAGGCATAGTTACCAGGCACAAAGAACTTCTCGGCGAATGAATAAATTAGATTGTTTTGAATATTCTTCTGAATCTTCAAACAATTCACATTCCTTGAGTGATGATAAAGGATTAGTTAATGAATATAAATGTGATTCTGAACATAGCCAATGTCAGTGTGACAATCCACTTCTCCCAGGATCCGAAAAGCCATTCAGtg GTGACAGAATTGAATTGCTTATCCTGAAGGCCAAGAGAAATCTAGAGCATTGTACTGAAGAATTACCAAAGTCTATGAAAAAGGATGACAGTCCTTGTTCATTAGATAAACTTGAAGCAGAAAGATCATGGGAAAATATTCCTGTTACTTT CAAATCTCCTGTTCCGGTTAACTCTGATGATAGTCTTCAACAAACTTCAAGGGCAAAGTATGCTGACGGATTCCTTGAAGactttttaaataatgataatcAG AGCTGTACCCTTTCTGGAGGGAAACATCATGGTCCTGTTGAAGCCCTGAAACAAATGTTATTTAATCTTCAAGCAGTGCAAGAAAGTTTTAATCAGAATAAAACCACAGAGCCAAAAGGCGAAATTAAACAA tga
- the C14H18orf54 gene encoding lung adenoma susceptibility protein 2 isoform X1, whose protein sequence is MAKLNTKRRVCSRESSVSSLLASCNLSGSNSSNSDGFFQYKDRLYSSASQALQAYIDDFDLSQMYLGASTGKINIDKCSANMPEFSNYVYKPNNAFENLDDTKDLSLSCRGQTINDMDSVSLTTDDLLKLPADGSFSFTYVGAGHGISKKSKKRTGRLSSSNREKNQNIQEPASLLGKDNLVTPVVYTNVKGKQCGRLKNPKLVKKANKCVSVPSLSFNKKSSFRDSSEHNLEKNYPRWLTSQKSDLNVSGITSIPDFKYPVWLYNQDLLPDTNSQRIYQIFKEDHCSPRHSYQAQRTSRRMNKLDCFEYSSESSNNSHSLSDDKGLVNEYKCDSEHSQCQCDNPLLPGSEKPFSGDRIELLILKAKRNLEHCTEELPKSMKKDDSPCSLDKLEAERSWENIPVTFKSPVPVNSDDSLQQTSRAKYADGFLEDFLNNDNQSCTLSGGKHHGPVEALKQMLFNLQAVQESFNQNKTTEPKGEIKQVSEDDFSKLQLKESMAPINRSLQKALHHLSRLRDLVDDSSGKQSPKM, encoded by the exons AtggcaaaattaaatacaaagcgcAGAGTTTGTTCTCGGGAATCTTCAGTATCTTCTCTGTTAGCAAGCTGCAACCTGAGTGGTAGTAATTCCTCTAACTCTGATGGCTTTTTTCAGTATAAGGATAGACTGTACAGTTCTGCATCTCAGGCTCTACAGGCCTATATTGATGATTTTGATCTAAGCCAAATGTATCTTGGTGCAAGCACTGGAAAGATTAACATCGATAAATGTTCTGCTAATATGCCAGAATTCTCCAACTATGTTTATAAACCAAACAATG CTTTTGAAAATCTTGATGACACAAAAGATTTGTCCTTATCCTGTAGAGGACAGACTATTAATGACATGGACTCCGTTAGCCTAACAACTGATGATCTATTAAAACTTCCAGCAGATGGATCATTTTCTTTCACTTATGTTGGAGCAGGTCACGGAATTAGCAAGAAAAGCAAGAAACGTACTGGAAGACTGAGTTCATccaacagggaaaagaatcaaaatattCAAGAACCAGCCTCTCTCCTGGGCAAGGATAACTTAGTTACCCCAGTTGTATACacaaatgtaaaaggaaagcaaTGTGGTAGGCTGAAAAACCCAAAACTTGTGAAAAAGGCTAATAAATGTGTTTCTGTACCATCTTTATCTTTTAACAAGAAATCATCTTTTAGGGACAGTTCAGAACACAATCTTGAAAAGAATTACCCAAGATGGCTCACTAGCCAGAAGTCTGACCTTAATGTTTCAGGGATAACGAGTATACCGGATTTCAAATACCCAGTCTGGCTCTACAATCAAGACTTGCTGCCCGATACAAATAGTCAAAggatttatcaaatatttaaagaagatcaCTGTTCCCCTAGGCATAGTTACCAGGCACAAAGAACTTCTCGGCGAATGAATAAATTAGATTGTTTTGAATATTCTTCTGAATCTTCAAACAATTCACATTCCTTGAGTGATGATAAAGGATTAGTTAATGAATATAAATGTGATTCTGAACATAGCCAATGTCAGTGTGACAATCCACTTCTCCCAGGATCCGAAAAGCCATTCAGtg GTGACAGAATTGAATTGCTTATCCTGAAGGCCAAGAGAAATCTAGAGCATTGTACTGAAGAATTACCAAAGTCTATGAAAAAGGATGACAGTCCTTGTTCATTAGATAAACTTGAAGCAGAAAGATCATGGGAAAATATTCCTGTTACTTT CAAATCTCCTGTTCCGGTTAACTCTGATGATAGTCTTCAACAAACTTCAAGGGCAAAGTATGCTGACGGATTCCTTGAAGactttttaaataatgataatcAG AGCTGTACCCTTTCTGGAGGGAAACATCATGGTCCTGTTGAAGCCCTGAAACAAATGTTATTTAATCTTCAAGCAGTGCAAGAAAGTTTTAATCAGAATAAAACCACAGAGCCAAAAGGCGAAATTAAACAA GTTTCAGAAGATGATTTCTCTAAATTACAGTTGAAGGAAAGTATGGCTCCTATTAATAGGTCACTTCAAAA GGCTTTGCACCATTTATCTCGCCTGAGAGACCTGGTTGATGATTCCAGTGGGAAACAGTCACCGAAAAtgtga